From the genome of Burkholderia pyrrocinia:
GCCTGTTCGCGGGTTCCGGCGTCGGCAAGTCGGTGCTGCTCGGCACGATGGCACGCTACACGAGCGCGGAAGTGATCGTGATCGGACTGATCGGCGAACGCGGCCGCGAAGTGAAGGAATTCATCGAACAAATCCTCGGCGAGGACGGGCTCGCGCGCTCGGTCGTCGTCGCGGCGCCGGCCGACGTGTCGCCGCTGCTGCGGATGCAGGGCGCGGCCTACGCGACGTCGCTCGCCGAGTATTTCCGCGACCAGGGCAAGCACGTGCTGCTGCTGATGGATTCGCTGACGCGCTACGCGATGGCGCAGCGCGAGATCGCGCTGGCGATCGGCGAGCCGCCCGCGACGAAGGGCTATCCGCCGTCGGTGTTCGCGAAGCTGCCCGCGCTCGTCGAGCGCACCGGCAACGGACCCGAAGGCGGCGGCTCGATCACCGCGTTCTACACGGTGCTGACCGAAGGCGACGACCAGCAGGACCCGATCGCCGATTCGGCGCGCGCGATCCTCGACGGCCACATCGTGCTGTCGCGCACGCTCGCCGAGGCCGGACACTATCCGGCGATCGATATCGAGGCGTCGATCAGCCGCGCGATGACCGCGCTGATCGACGAAACGCATCTCGACCACGTGCGGCAGTTCAAGCAGATGCTGTCGCGCTACCAGCGCAATCGCGACCTGATCGCGGTCGGCGCGTACGCACCCGGACGCGACGCGCAGCTCGACCGTGCGATCGCGCTCTATCCGCGCATCGAGGCGTTCCTGCAGCAGGGCTTTCGCGAATGCGCGCCGTTCGCATCGAGCCTCGCCGGGCTCGATGCGCTGTTCGACGCTTACGGAGGCTGATCCAGATGGCTCACGGCTTTCCCCTTCAACTGCTGCTCGACCGCGCGCAGGAAGACCTCGACTCGGCCGCGAAGCAACTCGGCACCGCGCAGCGCGACCGCAGCGCGGCCGCCGAGCAACTCGACGCGCTGCTGCGCTATCGCGACGAATACCACGCGCGCTTCGCGCAATCCGCGCAGCACGGGATGCCGGCCGGCAACTGGCGCAATTTCCAGGCATTCATCGACACGCTCGAATCGGCGATCGCGCAGCAGCGCAACGTGCTGGCCGCGGCCGAAGTCCGCATCGACGAGGCGCGCCCGAACTGGCAACAGAAGAAACGCACCGTCGGCTCGTATGAAATCCTGCAGGCGCGCGGCGTCGCGCAGGAAGCGCAGCGCGACGCCCGGCGCGAACAGCGCGACTCCGACGAACACGCCGCGAAAATCCTGCGCATGCGTGCCGACGCGGCCCGCTCGTCGTAACCGACCACCGCCTTCGAACGAGAGAACCTCATGCCTCCCTTGCCCCTGCTCGGCGCGCTGATCGACACCGCCGGCGCCGCACTCAAGGCCGCCCGCGGCTCGGGTTCGTCCGGCGCTGCCGCCGGCAACGACGCCGCAACCGCCACGACCGCCGTGCCGTTCGCGCAGACGCTGAAGCAAAGCGTCGTCACGCGGCGCGACGCGGCGAATTCCGCCACACCGGATGCGTCGACGACGCAGGCCGCGTCGAAGCCAGCCGCCGGCGCTAAGCCGTCCGGTACGGACGACGACCAGTCGACCGACGACACGAACGCCGCCATCAACCCCGACGCCGGCGCGCTCGCGGCCGCCGCCGCCGTGCAGGCACAACTGCAGGCACGCATGGACAACGCGACGCCGACCGATGCCGCTACCGCCGCTGCCGCTGCCGCTGCCGGTGCCACTGCCACTACCGCTGCCGCTGCCGCGCAAAAGACGGCCGTGTCCGGCCAGCCCGACGCGACGGCGACTCTGGCGGACCACGCCGCCAAGGATGCGGCCGCCCAGCCGGCCACGCCTGCGTCTAGCCGCGACGCGCTGCAAGCGGCGCTCGCCAAGCTGACCGGTGGCTCGGGCGCGATCGCGATGCCCGCGACCGGCGCAACGGCTTCGGCTTCAACATCGGCACCGGCACCGTCTGCGTCGACCGCCGCTGCCGCACCGCTGACGCCGAAAGTGCCGACGTTCGACCGCACGCTCGCCGACGCGAAAGGGGCGCTCGCCACGCAGCAGACGCCGACGCAGGCCACCGCGCAGGCGCTGCAGGCCGACGCGAACGCGCAGTCCGGCGCGCAGCATGCGCTCGCGGCAACCACCGAAGCAACAGACCCGGCCGCCAGCGCGACGCTCGCGGCCGGTGCAACGGCTGCGGCCGCAGCGCAGGCGAACCTGCAGCTGTCGCCCGCCGCGAGCGCGATCGCCGCCGCCAACACGCACGTGCTCGCCCCGCACGTCGGCACCGCCGACTGGACGGACGCGCTGAGCCAGAAGGTCGTATTCCTGTCGAATGCGCACCAGCAGAGCGCCGAGCTGACGCTCAACCCGCCCGATCTCGGGCCGCTGCAGGTGGTGCTGCGCGTCGCGGACAACCACGCGCACGCGCTGTTCGTGTCGCAGCACGCGCAGGTTCGCGACGCGGTCGAAGCCGCGCTGCCGAAGCTGCGCGAAGCGATGGAAGCCGGCGGGCTCGGGCTCGGCAGCGCGACCGTCAGCGACGGCGGCTTCGCGTCGCAGCAAAACCCGCAACAGACCTTCGCCCGCGGCCAGTCGTCGCGGCGCGGGAACGGCGGATCGTCAGCCGTCGACGCACCCACCGACGCTGCGCAATCCGCACCGGCCGCCGCGAGCGTAAGCCGTGCCGGCCTCGTCGATACGTTTGCCTGAGCATTGCCGCCGGGTGCGCGCGCCGCTCAGCGGCCGTGCACCGCGGCAGCCGCCTGGCCGCTCGGCACACCGCCCTTGCGCGCCGCGACGATGAAGTCCGCCGCGCGTTCGCCGATCATCACCGACGGCGCATTCGTGTTCCCGCCGACCAGCGTCGGCATCACCGACGCATCCACCACGCGCAACCCTTCGACGCCGCGCACGCGCAGTTGCGGATCGACGACCGCGCGCGCATCGGAGCCCATCCGGCACGTGCCGACCGGGTGATAGATCGTGTCGGCATGCGCGACGATCGTCGCGCGCAGCTCGGCTTCGCTCTGGTCCGCCCGCGTGTACAGCTCGCGCCCGCCCTGCGACGCGAGCGGCGCCTGCGACAGGATGCGACGCATCGCCTGCGTGCCGCGCACGAGCAGGTCGAGATCGCGCGGATCGCTGAAGAAACGCGGATCGATCAGCGGCGCGTCGCGCGCATCGCCGCTCGCGAGCGCCACCGTGCCGCGGCTGAACGGCCGCAGCGCGCACACGTGCAGCGAATAGCCGAAACCCCAGTGCATCTTGCGGTTGTGGTCGTCGACGAGCGCCGTGCAGAAATGCAGTTGCAGGTCGGGACGCTCGAGCGACGGATCGCTCTTGATGAAGCCGCCGGCCTCCGCGACGTTGCTCGTCATCATCCCCGTGCGGCTCGAGAAATAGCGCGCGAGTGCGGGCGTCATCTTCGCGATCCCGCGCACGCACACGCCGACCAGTTCAGACGAATTCACGCGCGTGTTGATGATGAAGTCGATGTGGTCGATCAGGTTCGTACCGACGTCCGGCGCATCCTGCACGACTGCGATCCCGTGCCGGCGCAATTGCTCCGCCGGGCCGATCCCCGAACACATCAGCAGTTGCGGCGAATTGAACGCGCCGGCCGACAGGATCACTTCCGCGCGCGCGCCGAGCGTCTCGACGCGTCCGTTGCGCGACACCGCGACGCCGACCGCGCGCTTGCCGTCGAAGCCGACGCGCAGCACCGTCGCGTCGGTGATCACGTGCAGGTTCGGCCGGTTGCGGCCATAGATGTAAGCACGCGCGACGCTGCAGCGCGAGCCGTCGCGGTGCGTGACCTGGTAGAAACCGACGCCTTCCTGCGTCGCGCCGTTGAAGTCGTCGTTCAGCGGATAGCCGGCCGCATGCGCGGCCTGGATGAATCGTTCGGAGAACGGATTGCGAAAGCGCAGATCGGACACCGACAGCGGGCCGTCCGCGCCGTGCCACGCATCGGCGCCGCGCTCGTTGCCTTCCGCGCGACGGAAATACGGCAGCACGTCCTGCCAGCCCCAGCCCGTTGCGCCGAGCTGCGCCCACTCGTCGTAGTCGCCCGGGTGGCCGCGCGTATAGATCATCGCGTTGATCGCGCTCGAGCCGCCCATCCCGCGCCCGCGCGGCTGGTAGCCGCGCCGCCCGCCGAGGCCCGGCTGCGGCACCGTCTCGTAGCCGTAGTTCGTGCCGAGCTTGAACGGCACCAGCGCCGCGATGCCGACCGGCATGTTGACGAGCAGGTTGCGCTCCGTATGCGGGCCGGCCTCGATCAGCGCGATCGTCGCATCGGGGCAGGCATCGGCGAGACGGCCTGCCAGGCTCGAACCGCCCGAACCGCCGCCGACGATGATGTAGTCGTATTGCATGTCACGTCTCCGTCGTGTCATGGAAGGCGCCCGGCACCGCCGCGCGACCGCGCCCCCTCTTATAGGTTCTGTTTGCATAGGGAGCGCACATGCGTTCCCTATGCAAACAGACCGTAGTGTTCGGGCATTGTAGGAATGGCCGTCATGCGCGCGGCGCGCGGATTCAAGAGCGATTCCTCTAAACGCCCGCGTGAACTAAATTTAAGATGTATTGATTCGCTTCGCGCGACGCGCCGGCCGCGAGAAGCCGATCCGTCGCGAAACGGGAGAGACGACGATGCAGCGCCAGGTTCTGCAGGCCGGGTGTCGACCGGGTTGTCCGGATGCACCGCACGCGGCCCGCATTTCATTTCAAACGGCTGCCCGCGCGGGGACGGTCGGCGTCATGCGCGCAGCCGATCGAAATCGAACGGCACGCGTCGTCGCCGACCGTTTGGACGGCGGGTCGCCGCAGCGACACGATGCGCCGCGGCACGAATCGGGATGCGTGTCGTGCCGCCCTGCCTCGGTGCCCCGGCAGGTGGTCGCACGGCAGCGTCGCGTGCCCGGTCATCACCGCATCAGGCCGTGCGTGCATGCCGTGCGGCACGACGTTCGCATGCGAAAACCGTCGCGCGGATGCGACGCCCGCCGCACGCTGCAACCGGTTTTCGAGCACCCGTCGCATCCGGCCCCGCGCCGCGCGACGCGCACCACCCCGATCCGCGTCGCCGCGCTCGCCGAGCGCTCGCGTGCGGCGTGACGGCTGGCCGACAAGCCAGGCCCAACTGGAGGAGACGACATGAAGAACGACCTGCCCGAACTGGCCCCGCAAGCACTGCCGTCGGCCGATGCGCTGACGTCGCTGCTGCGCGACCAGCGCGCGGCCTACCTGCGCGCACCGTACCCGGCCTGGGAGACGCGCGTGCAGCACCTGCGTGCGCTGCGCGCGATGCTGCTCGACCACGCGGACGCGCTCGCCGAAGCAATCAGCGCCGATTTCGGCCATCGCTCGAAGCAGGAAGTGCTGCTGTCGGAAATCTGGATGGCGAAGGAAGAGATCGACGACGCGCTCAAGCACGGCAAGCGCTGGATGAAGCCGATCCGCAAGCCGATGAACAAGTGGCTGCGCCCGGCGCGCGCGAAGGTGATTCCGCAGCCGCTCGGCGTGGTCGGCATCGTCGTGCCGTGGAACTACCCGGTGCTGCTCGCGGCCGGCCCGCTGATCTGCGCGCTTGCGGCCGGCAACCGCGCGATCGTCAAGATGTCCGAACTGACGCCGCGCACGTCGGCGCTGTTCGAGCAACTGATCGCGAAGACCTTCACGCGCGACCACGTCGCGGTCGTGAACGGCGATGCGGAGGTCGGCGCCGCGTTCAGCGGGCTGCCGTTCGATCACTTGCTGTTCACCGGCTCGACGCAAGTCGGCCGCCACGTGATGCGCGCGGCCGCCGATAACCTCACGCCCGTCACGCTCGAACTCGGCGGCAAGTCGCCGGCGATCGTCGGCCCGAATGCGCGCTTCGATGCAGCCGTCGACGCGATCGTCGCGGGCAAGACGCTGAACGCGGGCCAGACCTGCATCGCGCCCGACTACGTGCTGCTGCCGCGCGGGATGGAAGCCGCGTTCATCGAGCGGGCGCGAGCAAAGTTCGCGAAGATGTATCCCGACCTGTCGACCAACGGCGATTACACGACGATCGTGTCGCCGCGCCATTACGCGCGGCTGCAGCAACTCGCGAGCGATGCGCAGGCGGCCGGTGCGCAACTGCATCCGCTGTCCGATGCGCAGTCCGATCCGGCGTCGCGCCGCTTCGTACCGTGCGCGGTCACGCAGGTGCCGGCCGCGTCGCAACTGATGCAGGAGGAAATCTTCGGGCCGCTGCTGCCGCTCGTGCCGTACGAGCGGCTCGACGAGGCGATCGCGTATGTGAATGCGCGCCCGCGTCCGCTCGCGCTCTACCTGTTCGACGAGGACGGCGGCACGATCGACCGCGTGATGCGCGAAACGATTTCGGGCGGCGTGACGGTCAACGAGGCGCTGATGCACATCGCATGCGGCAGCCTGCCGTTCGGCGGCGTCGGTGCGAGCGGCATGGGCGCGTATCACGGCTACGACGGCTTCGTGACGTTTTCGAAGATGAAGCCCGTGCTCACGCAGGCGCGGCTGAACACGCGCGGCCTGATCGCGCCGCCGTACGGCAAGCGCTTCGCCGCGGTGATCAAGCTGATGCTGAAGCTCTGATCGGAACGGGCCGCGCGCATCGCGCCGCGGCCCGCGCAAGCCTGTCGCGCGGCGCGGGTGCCGCGCGCACCGTCACACGGGCCAGAGCGGCCCTTCCTGCATCGCGCCGATCTGCTCGCGCAGTTCGAGCACGCGCTCCTCCCAGTAACGATGCGTGTTGAACCACGGAAACGCAGCCGGGAACGCGGGATCGTCCCAGCGCCGCGCGAGCCACGCCGCGTAGTGGATCAGCCGCAGCGTGCGCAGCGCTTCGACGAGATGCAGTTCGCGCGGCTCGAATTCGCAGAAATCCTCGTAGCCGGCCAGCAGGTCCGCCAGCGCGCGCGACGCGCCTTCGCGATCGCCCGGCAACAACAGCCACAGATCCTGGATCGCGGGCGCCATCCGGCTGTCGTCGAAGTCGACGAAATGCGGACCGGCATCGGTCCATAGCACGTTGCTCGGATGACAGTCGCCGTGCGTGCGCAGCAGGCGGATCTCGCCCGCGCGTTCGAACGCGGCCTCGACCCCTTCGAGCGCGAGCGTGACCGCCGTCTCGTACGCCGGTCGTACGTCATCCGGAATGAAATCGTGCGCGAGCAGGTAGTCGCGCGGCTCGTAGCCGAACGTCTTGATGTCGAGCACGGGACGCGCGACATACGGCTGCGTCGCGCCGACCGCATGAATCCGGCCGATGAAGCGGCCGAGCCATTCGAGCGTGTCGCGGCGATCGAGATCGGGTGCACGGCCGCCGCGCCGCTCGAAGACCGAGAAACGAAAGCCGTCGAACGCGTGCAGCGTGCGGCCGTCGAAAGTGCGCGCAGGCACCGCCGGAATCTCGCGCGCGGCGAGTTCGGTGACGAACGCGTGCTCTTCGAGGATCGCGTCGTCCGACCAGCGCGCCGGACGGTAGAACTTCGCGACGACCGGCGGGCCGTCTTCGATGCCGACCTGGTAGACGCGGTTTTCGTAGCTGTTGAGGGCGAGCAGGCGCCCGTCGGTGCGCAGGCCGGCCGGCATCAGCACGCTGTCGAGCGCGTCGAGCACGCACTCGGGCGTGAGGCCGGCGAACGGCGGCGGCCCGGCGGGGGAAGCTGGAGCGGAAGTGACTTCGTTCATGCCCCGCATTGTGCCGCCAGCCGGGCCGAAAGACGAGCGCCCGGTGCGGCTTGCACGCTCAGTGAAGCGCCGCGCCGGCCGGCAGCACGGATTCGCCGGTGTCGATCAGGTCCTCGAGAAAGAACGGCTCGGTGTTGAGTTCTTTCGACTCGCCCGGCACGCCCGCGTACCAGGTCACCATGGCCATGTCGCCCAGGACGCGCTGGACGATGCCGCGCGCGCCCTTCGGCACCGCGATATGGGTAGTGCAGACAATCGACCCGACATGCATGATGGTTCCCCACTCTTGAATCTTGAAACCCGGCCCGCTGGCGAGCCGGCAAATGCGCGATCCGCGCCGCTCTCGACGGAGCGCTGCGCGTAATCCCATTGTTCACGGTTTATCGAAGCGCGAAAAGAAGAAGAAGCAGGCGAAGTGCCGCGAATTCGTCGAATGTCTCCAATCAACCACTGCGCCGCGCGTGCGCTTGCACGGGCGGATACCCCCATCATACCCTGTCGAATGTGACCGCCCGCCGAATCCCCCCGGCACCGCGGCACGCACGTGATCGACGCAACGCGCACATCGTTTGTCCGGTGCCAAGTCGCCGGGAGATTTCGCGTGACCGAGCATGCCGAAATCACGCCGCCGGCCTCGTGCGATGCCCTCGTCTGGTACGCGGCCCGTGCAGCCGCCGGCGCGCACGCGTCGCCCGGCATCACCGCAACACGTCTTTCGTCATGCGGGCTGCCGACAGTTGTTGCGCTGGATGCCGGCCTTGCAGTACCTTTGACGTTCATTCGCGTTCAACCGCATTCCGACACGATGCATCCGCTCACGTCCGCCCTCGCAAAATCCCGGCCGCAGTTCGACTCGCGGCCGCAGGCGTGCGCGCATCCGTCGGTCCTCCCGCCTCCTGTCGCACCGCCGCTCGTCGGCGCCGCGCCGCCCCCTCCGGCGGCACGCGCCGGCTGACCAGCCGGCTTCCGTTTCGTCTTCCATTCGCCCGTCAGCTTCCGTTCGTGCGTCGTGACGCACGGCTCCTTGCTGCGCGCGCGGATGGAACGTTCCGATCCGTTCGACAGGTGGATTCACATGGTTTCGTTCAAACGCGCGCTTGCCGCGCATGGAGCGACGTCGCTCTTCGTGCTGCTGTGGAGCAGCGGCGCGATCTTCGCTGAACTCGGTCTGCGTCACGCATCCGCGTTCGTCTTTCTCACCGCGCGTTTCGCGCTCGCGTCGCTCGTGCTGCTCGCGCTGGCCTTCGTGCGCAAACGCTGGCTGCCGCCGCGCGGCGAGCGGCGCATGGCCGCGCTGACCGGCCTGCTGATGATGGGCGGTTATTCGATCTTCTACCTGCTCGCGCTCGAGCGCGGGATCGCGCCGGGCGTGCTCGCGACGATCCTCGGCGTGCAGCCGATCCTCACGCTCGCGATCGTCGAGCGGCGCTGGCAGCCGGTGCGCGCCGCGGGGCTCGCGCTGTCGCTGGCCGGCCTCGCGCTCGTCGTATGCCGCGGCGTGGGCGATGCCGGCCTGCCGGTCGCGGGCATCGCGTGCGCGCTCACGGCACTCGTCGCGCTGACCGTCGGCTCGCTGCTGCAAAAGCGCGTACGCGCGGCGCCCGCCGACGTGCTGCCCCTGCAGAATGCGATCGGCCTCGCGCTGTGCGTGGCGATCGCGCCGTTCCGGCCGGTGTCGCTCGATATGAGCTGGGCGTTCGTCGTGCCGCTCCTGTGGCTCGGCATCGTGATCTCGGTGATCGCGCAATTGCTGTTCTATCGGTTGATGCAGCGCGGCGATCTCGTCAACGTAACGAGCCTGTTCTACCTCGTGCCCGTCGTCACGACGCTGATGGATGCCGTGTGGCTCGGCAACCGGCCCGAGCCGCTCGCGCTCGCCGGCATGGGCGCGATCATCGCGGGGCTGGCGCTCGTGTTCCGTGCGCCGGCCGCCGGCACGCAACCGAACCGCGCGTAAGCGGACAGGCCGCCGCACCCGTGGGTGCGGCGGCCTGCATCGGACATATACGACAATTCCGCGAGAACCGAAAGGGACGGGAAAGATGCGTGCAAGGCGTTCGTCGAACTTGCGTGAAAAATGCGCGATTCGCGGGGCTTTCCGCTGATTTTTAATGGTTCGGATAGCGAAAAGCGCTGCCGGTTACCTATACTCGAATTGACCGCCCCGCCCGCAATCGGGTCGGACCAAGACTAGAAACCCGGCATGGGAGACACGCATGACGACCTATTTCACGATCGGCGACTTCATCCTGTTGATTCCGATGGCGCTGGCCGGAGCGCTATTTCTCGGCGCGGTGCCGTGCGCAACCGAATTCCGCCACAACCTGCTGCGCGTGCTGGGCGTCATCCTCGGCGTCGGCGTCGCGGTATTGCTGGTCGAAGGTCTGCCTGCGCTGCTCTAGCCGCGCACCTCATGCCTGACGCGCATCGCTGCACCGCAGCGATGCGATGTGCTGCCTGCAAGCCGGGGATACCGGCACGCGATGTTTCGCATGCCGTATCGACTGCCGGTCAGATGGCCTGATCGGTGGACGGCTTTTCCCACAGATTGATGCCGCCTTCCGTCGCGTAACGATCGATCTCCGCGAGTTCTTCCGCCGAGAATTCGAGGTTCTTCAGCGCGCCGACGTTCTCACGCACCTGCTCCGCACGGCTCGCGCCGATCAGCGCGGACGTCACGCGGCCACTGCGCAGCACCCACGCAAGCGCCATCTGCGCGAGGCTCTGCCCGCGCCGTTCGGCGATCGCGTTGAGCTTGCGCACATGCTCGAGGTTGTCCGCGCTCAGGTGATCCTGCTTCAGCGAGCCGCCGCCCGGCTTGTTCACGCGCGCGTCGGCCGGCACGCCGTTCAGGTACTTCGACGTGAGCAGCCCCTGCGCGAGCGGCGTGAACGCGATGCTGCCCGCGCCGACGTCGTCGAGCGTGCCGAGCAGGTCGCTCTCGATCCAGCGGTTCAGCATGTTGTACGAAGGCTGGTGGATCAGTAGCGGCACCTTGTACTGCGCGAGCAACCCGGCCATCTCGCGCGTCTTCGCCGCCGAATACGACGAAATGCCGATGTAGAGCGCCTTGCCCTGCTGCACGGCCGACGCGAGCGCGCCCGCCGTTTCCTCGAGCGGCGTATGCGCGTCGAAGCGGTGCGAATAGAAGATGTCGACGTAGTCGAGCCCCATCCGCTGCAGGCTCTGGTCGAGGCTCGCGAGCACGTACTTGCGCGACCCGCCGCCGCTGCCGTACGGCCCCGGCCACATGTCCCAGCCGGCCTTCGTCGAGATCAGCAACTCGTCGCGATACGGCCGGAAATCCTCCTTCAGCAGCCGGCCGAAGTTGGTTTCCGCGCTGCCGTACGGCGGCCCGTAGTTGTTCGCGAGATCGAAGTGGTTGATGCCGAGGTCGAACGCGGTGCGCAGGATCTCGCGCTGCGTCGAGATCGGCGTCGAGTCGCCGAAGTTGTGCCACAGGCCGAGCGACAGGGCGGGCAGTTTGAGCCCGGATTTGCCGCAGGTGCGGTATTGCATGTCCGCATAACGTTCGGAAGCTGCTTCGTAGGCCATGAGTATTTCCCGTCAGGACGTCGGAGGGAGGGGCGCGCACCGGTCGCGCCCAGGGCACGACGGCGGCGAAGAAAACGCACGACGGCTATGGTAACGAAGGCGGCCGATGCTCGCACGGCGATGGACGCGACCGCGGTCGTCGCCTACACTGCGGCGTCTCGAATCACCGTTTCAGCGAGGTTGGTATGTCCCGGGTCATCTCGGTTGCGCTGCTGGTCGGCGGCGTCGTGCTGCTGTATTTCGGCGGACAGTCGTTCCATTCGATCAACGACAACGTGTCGCGCTTCTTCACCGGCTCGCCCGCCACGAAGACGATCCTGCTGATCGTCGGCGGCGCCGTCGCGTCGTTCGTCGGCCTGATCGGCCTCGCGATGCCGGGCGGCAAGCGCTGATCGCGCAGCCGCGCGACGCGCGAACGGCCCGCGTCACACGTTCGGGCCGCGCAAAACGAAACGGGCGGCCAGGCCGCCCGTTGCTTCATTCGCCCGCGATGCGCCGCGCATCGCGTGATCGTCGCGGCCTCGCCGCGCCGCCCGATCCGCAGCTAGAACTGCACTTCCGGCTTCGCCGCCGAGCGCGTGCCGGGCACCGGCCGGTTGCTCGCGCCGTGGTACGTATACACGAGCGAGAACTTCACCTGGTCGGAACGGTTCTGCCCGGCCGAATGCAGCGTGTTGCTGTGGAAGAACACGACGTCACCCGCCTGCAGCGACGGGCACGTTGCCGCGTCGATCATCTTCCGGTTCTCCGGCAGGTCGCTGCGGAAGAACTTCGCATCGTCGAACGCTTCAGGCCCGAACTCGGCCGTATGCGAACCCGGCACGAGCCACAGCGCGCCGTTCTCGTTCGTTTCCGGCCCCAGCGCGAGCCAAACCGACACCATGTCCGAACGCTCGAACGCCCAGTAACGGAAGTCGCGATGCCAGCCCGTCAGGCTGCCGTACGCGGGGTGCTTGGTCATCATGCAGTTGTGATGCGTGCGCGACAGCACGGGCTCTTCGCCGAAATACTCGCGCATCCACGCGCCGATTTCGGGTGCGATCGCACGCTCGGCGAACGCCGGATCGCGCGAGTACGCATCGAGCAGCCGCCGCACCGTGTGCCCGCCCGGCGCATGCTTCGACTCGGGTGCGCCCGGGTAGCGCAGGTCCGCCTCGAACTCGATCGGCTCGGCGGCCTCCTGCAACTGGCGCTCCGCTATCCGTTTGAGCGCCGCGCACTGTTGCTCGCCGACAAGGCCACGCGCGACGACGAAGCCGCGCTCGCGCAATTCCGCGACTTGCGCGCGGATCGATTCCGACTGCAATGGAGACGACATGGGATGCCAGACGTTTTTTGTGTGAATGTGACGATTGTAAATCGGCGCCGGATGCCGCGAACAGCGCCATTATCGTGCGCAGGGGCATGCCAATCGCCGATTTGATCTGGCGCAAGGGAACTGTGCGGCGCGGCGCTGGCCTCACCGACAGGCGGTATGCGGCACACGCCTTGCGGCACAAGGGTTTATCGCGACTTTTGCCCGTCATGAATCCCTTGTAGCCTGTCGCGGCCTGTCAATTCTGGCGGGCGCGGCGCGCAACGAGTTTCGGTAAGATCCGTTGCGCCATCCGAGGCCGTTCATACCAGTGCGCTCTTCAAGGGCGCCATCCATACAAGCGAAGCATCGTTCACATGCCATTCCGTCTGACTTCCCGTCTCAGCCGCACTGCGAAACGCATCGTGCCGCCCGCTCCTGCCCGCCCGCTGCGCCATCACCGTGCACGCACGCAGGCGCTGGCCGAGCGCGTGCCCGCGCACGGCCGGCTCGACGGCATCCGCGCGTGGTTCCACGCGTTTTTCTCGATGATGAGCACGCAGGCGTTCGCTCGCCGTGCCGGCCTGCGCTCGCTGCTGCAAAAGCCGTCGTCGCTGCGCGCGCTTGCGCTGCGTCGGGCGCTCGGCCCGCAACGCCGGGTCAACCGGCCACGCCGCCTCGCGGCCAGCAATGGCTGGTTCGGGTTCGGCGCGCGCTGAAGCAACGCCTGCGGGCACTGCCCGCCATGATCGCCGCCGTTGCGCCGGCGATCGGAATCCATAAAAAAACCCCGGCATGGCCGGGGTTTTTCGTTTCGGGCGAACGACGCTTACGCGACGCGTGCCGTCGGCTCCACGCCGGCCGCTTCGGCCAGTGCGAGCGCCTTGTCGGTCGCTTCCCACGAGAATTCCGGCTCTTCGCGGCCGAAGTGGCCGTAGGCAGCGGTCTTCTCGTAGATCGGGCGCAGCAGGTCGAGCATCTTGATGATGCCCTTCGGACGCAGGTCGAAATGCTCGCGCACGAGCTTCGTGATCACCGCATCCGACACGCGGCCCGTACCGAACGTGTTGACCATCACCGAGGTCGGCTCGGCAACGCCGATCGCGTACGACACCTGGATCAGCGCGCGCGACGCGAGGCCGGCGGCGACGATGTTCTTCGCGACGTAGCGGCCTGCATACGCAGCCGAACGGTCGACCTTCGACGGATCCTTGCCCGAGAACGCGCCGCCGCCGTGCGGTGCGGCACCGCCGTACGTGTCGACGATGATCTTGCGGCCCGTCAGGCCGCAGTCGCCCTGCGGGCCGCCGATCACGAACCGGCCGGTCGGGTTCACGAGGAACTTGATGTCG
Proteins encoded in this window:
- a CDS encoding coniferyl aldehyde dehydrogenase, with the protein product MKNDLPELAPQALPSADALTSLLRDQRAAYLRAPYPAWETRVQHLRALRAMLLDHADALAEAISADFGHRSKQEVLLSEIWMAKEEIDDALKHGKRWMKPIRKPMNKWLRPARAKVIPQPLGVVGIVVPWNYPVLLAAGPLICALAAGNRAIVKMSELTPRTSALFEQLIAKTFTRDHVAVVNGDAEVGAAFSGLPFDHLLFTGSTQVGRHVMRAAADNLTPVTLELGGKSPAIVGPNARFDAAVDAIVAGKTLNAGQTCIAPDYVLLPRGMEAAFIERARAKFAKMYPDLSTNGDYTTIVSPRHYARLQQLASDAQAAGAQLHPLSDAQSDPASRRFVPCAVTQVPAASQLMQEEIFGPLLPLVPYERLDEAIAYVNARPRPLALYLFDEDGGTIDRVMRETISGGVTVNEALMHIACGSLPFGGVGASGMGAYHGYDGFVTFSKMKPVLTQARLNTRGLIAPPYGKRFAAVIKLMLKL
- a CDS encoding serine/threonine protein kinase, translating into MRGMNEVTSAPASPAGPPPFAGLTPECVLDALDSVLMPAGLRTDGRLLALNSYENRVYQVGIEDGPPVVAKFYRPARWSDDAILEEHAFVTELAAREIPAVPARTFDGRTLHAFDGFRFSVFERRGGRAPDLDRRDTLEWLGRFIGRIHAVGATQPYVARPVLDIKTFGYEPRDYLLAHDFIPDDVRPAYETAVTLALEGVEAAFERAGEIRLLRTHGDCHPSNVLWTDAGPHFVDFDDSRMAPAIQDLWLLLPGDREGASRALADLLAGYEDFCEFEPRELHLVEALRTLRLIHYAAWLARRWDDPAFPAAFPWFNTHRYWEERVLELREQIGAMQEGPLWPV
- a CDS encoding DMT family transporter, whose protein sequence is MVSFKRALAAHGATSLFVLLWSSGAIFAELGLRHASAFVFLTARFALASLVLLALAFVRKRWLPPRGERRMAALTGLLMMGGYSIFYLLALERGIAPGVLATILGVQPILTLAIVERRWQPVRAAGLALSLAGLALVVCRGVGDAGLPVAGIACALTALVALTVGSLLQKRVRAAPADVLPLQNAIGLALCVAIAPFRPVSLDMSWAFVVPLLWLGIVISVIAQLLFYRLMQRGDLVNVTSLFYLVPVVTTLMDAVWLGNRPEPLALAGMGAIIAGLALVFRAPAAGTQPNRA
- the mgrA gene encoding L-glyceraldehyde 3-phosphate reductase, producing the protein MAYEAASERYADMQYRTCGKSGLKLPALSLGLWHNFGDSTPISTQREILRTAFDLGINHFDLANNYGPPYGSAETNFGRLLKEDFRPYRDELLISTKAGWDMWPGPYGSGGGSRKYVLASLDQSLQRMGLDYVDIFYSHRFDAHTPLEETAGALASAVQQGKALYIGISSYSAAKTREMAGLLAQYKVPLLIHQPSYNMLNRWIESDLLGTLDDVGAGSIAFTPLAQGLLTSKYLNGVPADARVNKPGGGSLKQDHLSADNLEHVRKLNAIAERRGQSLAQMALAWVLRSGRVTSALIGASRAEQVRENVGALKNLEFSAEELAEIDRYATEGGINLWEKPSTDQAI
- a CDS encoding DUF3185 family protein, with translation MSRVISVALLVGGVVLLYFGGQSFHSINDNVSRFFTGSPATKTILLIVGGAVASFVGLIGLAMPGGKR
- a CDS encoding phytanoyl-CoA dioxygenase family protein; protein product: MSSPLQSESIRAQVAELRERGFVVARGLVGEQQCAALKRIAERQLQEAAEPIEFEADLRYPGAPESKHAPGGHTVRRLLDAYSRDPAFAERAIAPEIGAWMREYFGEEPVLSRTHHNCMMTKHPAYGSLTGWHRDFRYWAFERSDMVSVWLALGPETNENGALWLVPGSHTAEFGPEAFDDAKFFRSDLPENRKMIDAATCPSLQAGDVVFFHSNTLHSAGQNRSDQVKFSLVYTYHGASNRPVPGTRSAAKPEVQF